One window from the genome of Nicotiana sylvestris chromosome 9, ASM39365v2, whole genome shotgun sequence encodes:
- the LOC104212211 gene encoding uncharacterized protein: MQNLREAIAIYRNSILRQPDEMKREAALSFFVEYLERYYFLICFAVYLHTQRDALFSRSSAQCSFSDWMKARPELYSIIRRLLRRDPMGALGYVSLKPSLAKLVDTADSRPCEMGQVAALRNGEVLGPQTVLKSDHCPGCQHPGLPEILEGAPNFREIPGFPVYGVANPTVSGIRSVIQRIGSSKGGHPVFWHNMREEPVIYINGKPFVLREVERPYKNMLEYTGIDRERVEKMEARLKDDIMREADRYQGAIMVIHETDDGQIFDAWEHVSSDAVQTPVEVFKCLEADGFPIKYARVPITDGKAPKSSDFDLLTFNIASASKDTAFVFNCQMGIGRTTTGTVIACLLKSRIDHGRPIRVLNDASNPDVGGDMSSGDESEGENHPPALLVSKNRPQIDSSDTFGINDILLLWKITRLFDNGVECREALDAIIDRCSALQNIRQAVLQYRKLCNQQHIEPRERRVALNRGAEYLERYFRLIAFAAYLGSEAFDGFCGQGESRMTFKDWLHQRPEVQAMKWSIRLRPGRFFTIPEELRAPQESQHGDAVMEAIVKDRNGSVLGKGSILKMYFFPGQRTSSHIQIHGAPHVYKVDGHPIYSMATPTIAGAKEMLTYLGAEQTSKESVAKRVVLTDLREEAVVYINGTPFVLRELDKPVESLKHVGITGSLVEHLEARLKDDILSEIRQSGGRMLLHREEYSPSLNQVSIIGYWENIFVDDVKTPAEVYASLKYEGYDIIYRRIPLTREREALSTDIDAIQYCKDGAAGSYLFVSHTGFGGIAYAMAIICLRLEAEAKLSLDIHRPFEGTVLPCPPLENFNVQNSNEEARKMGDYRDILSLTRVLVHGPESKTDVDIVIERCAGAGHLREDIVEYSKELEKNLDEDEERRAYLMDMGIRALRRYFFLITFRSYLYCCSPAEIRFSEWMDARPELGHLCNNLRIDI; encoded by the exons ATGCAG AACTTACGTGAAGCTATTGCTATCTACCGCAATAGTATTTTGCGCCAACCTGATGAGATGAAGAGAGAGGCTGCACTTTCGTTTTTTGTGGAGTACCTAGAAAGATATTACTTCCTTATATGTTTTGCTGTATATCTCCATACACAACGAGATGCACTATTTTCTAGGTCCTCTGCTCAGTGCAGCTTTAGCGATTGGATGAAAGCAAGACCAGAGTTGTATAGTATAATCCGTCG GTTGCTAAGGAGAGACCCTATGGGAGCACTTGGCTACGTGAGTCTGAAACCTTCTCTTGCTAAATTGGTTGACACTGCTGATAGTCGCCCTTGTGAGATGGGGCAAGTTGCTGCTTTGAGGAACGGAGAGGTTCTTGGACCTCAAACTGTTCTTAAAAGTGACCACTGTCCTGGCTGTCAACATCCTGGCTTGCCAGAAATATTAGAAGGTGCTCCTAACTTTAGAGAAATTCCAGGATTTCCTGTCTATGGTGTTGCGAATCCCACCGTCAGTGGGATTCGATCTGTAATTCAAAGGATTGGTAGCTCCAAAGGTGGACATCCAGTTTTCTGGCACAATATGAGAGAAGAACCTGTTATCTACATCAACGGAAAACCATTTGTACTCCGTGAGGTTGAAAGGCCGTATAAAAATATGCTTGAATACACG GGGATCGATCGTGAAAGAGTGGAAAAAATGGAAGCTCGATTAAAGGATGACATTATGCGAGAAGCTGACCGTTATCAAGGTGCAATAATGGTTATTCACGAAACTGATGATGGTCAAATATTTGATGCTTGGGAACATGTGAGCTCTGATGCAGTTCAAACTCCTGTGGAGGTCTTTAAGTGCTTGGAAGCTGATGGTTTTCCTATAAAGTATGCCCGTGTTCCAATCACTGATGGCAAAGCTCCCAAAAGTTCTGACTTCGATTTATTGACTTTTAATATAGCATCTGCTTCCAAAGATACTGCTTTTGTCTTTAATTGCCAG ATGGGCATAGGGAGGACTACTACTGGAACTGTAATTGCATGCCTTTTGAAATCACGTATTGATCATGGGAGACCCATTAGAGTATTAAATGATGCATCAAATCCAGATGTAGGTGGTGATATGTCAAGTGGTGATGAAAGTGAAGGCGAAAACCATCCACCTGCACTATTAGTATCAAAAAATAGACCTCAAATAGATTCAAGTGACACATTTGGGATAAATGACATCCTGTTGCTCTGGAAAATAACAAGATTGTTTGATAATGGGGTGGAATGCCGAGAGGCCTTAGATGCTATTATTGATCGATGTTCAGCTCTGCAGAACATACGCCAAGCGGTCTTGCAATACAGAAAGTTGTGTAATCAGCAGCATATTGAGCCTAGAGAAAGAAGAGTAGCACTAAATCGTGGTGCTGAGTACTTGGAACGATATTTTCGTTTGATCGCGTTTGCTGCATATCTTGGCAGCGAAGCGTTTGATGGATTTTGTGGACAAGGAGAATCAAGGATGACTTTCAAAGATTGGCTGCACCAGAGGCCAGAGGTTCAAGCAATGAAGTGGTCAATTAGATTAAGGCCTGGGAGATTCTTTACCATCCCT GAGGAACTAAGAGCTCCACAAGAGTCACAACATGGGGATGCTGTTATGGAAGCTATTGTGAAAGATCGGAATGGCTCTGTTCTTGGGAAAGGGTCTATCCTCAAGATGTACTTCTTTCCTGGCCAAAGAACTTCCAGTCACATACAAATTCATGGTGCTCCTCATGTTTACAAG GTTGATGGACACCCCATTTATAGCATGGCAACGCCTACAATTGCAGGTGCAAAGGAGATGTTAACTTACCTTGGTGCAGAGCAGACCTCAAAAGAAAGTGTTGCTAAGAGAGTAGTTTTAACTGATCTGAGGGAAGAGGCTGTCGTTTATATTAATGGAACACCTTTTGTTCTTAGGGAATTAGACAAGCCTGTTGAATCCTTGAAGCATGTTGGAATCACTGGTTCATTG GTGGAACACTTGGAGGCACGGTTAAAAGATGACATACTATCTGAGATTAGACAATCTGGTGGTAGGATGCTTTTGCATCGTGAAGAGTATAGTCCGTCTTTAAATCAAGTTAGTATCATTGGATATTGGGAGAACATATTTGTGGATGATGTTAAGACTCCTGCAGAGGTATATGCAAGTCTGAAGTATGAAGGGTATGATATAATCTATAGGAGGATACCATTGACTAGAGAGAGAGAAGCCTTGTCTACGGATATTGATGCTATCCAATACTGTAAGGACGG CGCTGCAGGATCTTACCTTTTTGTATCACACACAGGATTTGGAGGGATTGCTTATGCAATGGCTATTATTTGTTTAAGGCTTGAAGCTGAGGCTAAGCTGTCATTAGATATTCATCGACCATTTGAAGGCACTGTGCTTCCATGTCCACCTCTAGAGAATTTCAATGTTCAAAATTCGAACGAAGAAGCACGCAAAATGGGTGACTATAGGGACATATTAAGCCTCACTAGGGTTCTTGTGCACGGTCCTGAGAGCAAGACAGATGTTGATATTGTAATAGAAAG GTGTGCAGGTGCAGGTCATTTGCGAGAAGATATAGTTGAATATTCAAAGGAGCTTGAAAAGAATttagatgaagatgaagaacgtCGAGCATACCTCATGGATATGGGCATTAGAGCTCTAAG GAGATATTTTTTCCTGATAACATTTAGATCCTATCTCTACTGCTGTTCTCCAGCTGAGATAAGATTTAGTGAATGGATGGATGCGAGACCTGAACTTGGCCACCTATGTAATAACCTCAGAATTGACATATAA